The following proteins are co-located in the Thermus hydrothermalis genome:
- a CDS encoding FAD-dependent oxidoreductase, whose product MMREAELVVLGAGVAGLTLARLLWEAGRSVLVVAEALGEASRPPVALVNPLRGRRFTLAEEGERALEAALAFYGRFAPLHLGVYRPVPEKDRDRVAERLGGLRHRWEGGGVVLEEAFWLEPRPLLERLAQGVPLLKGRVLAWEPPYLRLEGGEKVRGEILVYAGGGRGAHLLGLLGRHIPGLVLTLLDYFPRALSYRVYLAGSALGGSYLPEGEGPDPPPPTEGEVAWLLEGAEALVGYRPQVASAWRGVRFRLSGPGEGLPYLFPVEGGYALTGFGSTGFLYAPLLAKGLAARL is encoded by the coding sequence TTGATGCGGGAAGCGGAGCTGGTGGTCCTGGGGGCCGGGGTGGCGGGGCTTACCCTGGCCCGCCTCCTTTGGGAGGCGGGGCGTTCCGTGCTGGTGGTGGCGGAGGCCCTAGGGGAGGCGAGCCGCCCCCCTGTGGCCCTGGTGAACCCCCTAAGGGGGCGGCGCTTCACCTTGGCGGAAGAGGGGGAGAGGGCCTTGGAAGCAGCCCTCGCCTTCTACGGCCGCTTTGCTCCCCTTCACCTCGGCGTTTACCGCCCCGTGCCCGAGAAGGACCGGGATAGGGTGGCGGAGCGGCTTGGGGGGCTTAGGCACCGCTGGGAGGGCGGGGGCGTGGTGCTGGAAGAGGCCTTTTGGCTGGAGCCCAGGCCCCTCTTGGAACGCTTGGCCCAGGGGGTGCCCCTCCTAAAGGGGCGGGTTTTGGCCTGGGAGCCCCCTTACCTACGCTTGGAAGGCGGGGAGAAGGTGCGGGGTGAGATCTTGGTCTACGCCGGGGGTGGGCGGGGGGCGCACCTCCTTGGCCTCCTGGGCCGGCACATCCCGGGCCTGGTGCTCACCCTTTTGGACTACTTCCCCCGGGCCCTAAGCTACCGGGTCTATCTGGCGGGAAGCGCCCTTGGGGGAAGCTACCTGCCCGAGGGGGAAGGTCCAGACCCTCCGCCCCCCACGGAGGGGGAGGTGGCGTGGCTCTTGGAAGGGGCGGAGGCCCTGGTGGGCTACCGGCCCCAGGTGGCCTCCGCCTGGCGGGGGGTGCGCTTCCGTCTTTCTGGGCCAGGGGAGGGTCTTCCTTACCTCTTTCCCGTGGAGGGAGGGTATGCCCTCACGGGCTTTGGCTCCACGGGCTTTCTGTATGCGCCCCTTCTGGCAAAGGGGCTTGCGGCAAGGCTTTAG
- the miaB gene encoding tRNA (N6-isopentenyl adenosine(37)-C2)-methylthiotransferase MiaB, with protein sequence MRAHIITYGCQMNEYDSHLVASELVSLGWELVDSVEEADFVLVNTCAVRGKPVEKVRSLLGQLRKEKERRGLLVGMMGCLAQLDEGQQMAKKFGVDILLGPGALTSLPEALKQNERFFDLTFRDDLLDYIPPPPKGALSAHVTIIRGCNHHCTYCIVPTTRGPEVSRHPDLILKEIELLKKAGVVEVTLLGQNVNSYGKDQPGYPSFAELLRMVGQMGIPRVRFLTSHPVNFTDDILEAIAETPAICRYIHLPVQSGSDRVLRRMAREYRRAHYLERIRRIRELLPDAVLSTDIIVGFPGETEEDFQETLSLYDEVGYDQAYMFIYSPRPGTPAYKHFQDLPREVKVERLMRLIEKQKEWSYRRNLEWVGKTVEVLVRGQAKEEGFAQGHDRGNHPVLIPAAQAPTPGLYQVEVKQATPHLLFGEVVGAREPAPIPLPVA encoded by the coding sequence ATGCGCGCGCACATCATTACCTACGGTTGCCAGATGAACGAGTACGATTCCCACCTGGTGGCGAGCGAGTTGGTGAGCCTGGGGTGGGAGCTGGTGGACTCGGTGGAGGAGGCGGACTTCGTCCTGGTGAACACCTGCGCCGTGCGGGGCAAGCCGGTGGAGAAGGTGCGCTCCCTTTTGGGCCAGCTTCGCAAGGAGAAGGAGAGGCGGGGCCTTCTCGTGGGCATGATGGGCTGTCTGGCCCAGCTGGACGAGGGCCAGCAGATGGCCAAGAAGTTCGGCGTGGACATCCTCTTGGGCCCGGGGGCCCTCACCTCCTTGCCCGAGGCCCTGAAGCAAAACGAGCGCTTCTTTGACCTCACCTTCCGGGACGACCTCCTGGACTACATTCCCCCACCCCCCAAGGGGGCCCTTTCCGCCCACGTGACCATCATCCGGGGGTGCAACCACCACTGCACCTACTGTATCGTCCCCACCACCAGGGGTCCCGAGGTCTCCCGCCACCCCGACCTCATCCTGAAGGAGATTGAGCTTCTGAAGAAGGCGGGGGTGGTGGAGGTTACCCTTCTCGGCCAGAACGTGAACTCCTACGGCAAGGACCAGCCGGGCTACCCGAGCTTCGCCGAGCTTTTGCGGATGGTGGGGCAGATGGGCATCCCCAGGGTGCGGTTCCTCACGAGCCACCCGGTGAACTTCACCGACGACATCCTCGAGGCCATCGCCGAAACCCCCGCCATCTGCCGCTACATCCACCTCCCCGTGCAGTCAGGCTCGGACCGGGTGCTTAGGCGCATGGCCCGGGAGTACCGCCGGGCCCACTATCTGGAAAGGATCCGGCGCATCCGGGAGCTGTTGCCCGATGCAGTTCTCTCCACCGACATCATCGTGGGCTTCCCCGGGGAAACGGAGGAAGACTTCCAGGAAACCCTCTCCCTCTACGATGAGGTGGGCTATGACCAGGCCTACATGTTCATCTACTCCCCCCGCCCCGGTACCCCCGCCTACAAGCACTTCCAGGACCTGCCCCGGGAGGTGAAGGTGGAAAGGCTGATGCGCCTCATTGAGAAGCAGAAGGAGTGGAGCTACCGCCGCAACCTGGAGTGGGTGGGGAAGACCGTGGAGGTCCTGGTGCGGGGCCAGGCCAAGGAGGAGGGCTTTGCCCAGGGGCACGACCGGGGGAACCATCCGGTCCTCATCCCCGCCGCCCAAGCTCCCACCCCGGGCCTTTACCAGGTGGAGGTCAAGCAGGCCACGCCCCACCTCCTCTTCGGCGAGGTGGTGGGGGCCAGGGAGCCCGCGCCCATTCCCCTGCCGGTGGCCTAA
- a CDS encoding CBS domain-containing protein, whose protein sequence is MRTELVVAGPQMSLEEAHRLMAQTGVRYLPVVEGQRYLGLLGERQLRLLLAPWAPMHHRADLKAPLARFLQTVPVAHPDEPPEEVALRMESVRIGGMPVVEEGRLLGMVTAYDLLRGLLALLRPQAPASRLELLVPDLEGIVTVLQALRATRTPLVGLHVYPEAGRLGFRLLLQVGALDTRPLRQRLLASGLHLLRP, encoded by the coding sequence ATGCGGACCGAGCTGGTGGTGGCTGGGCCCCAGATGTCCCTAGAGGAGGCCCACCGCCTGATGGCGCAGACGGGGGTGCGCTACCTACCCGTGGTGGAGGGGCAGCGCTATTTGGGGCTTTTGGGGGAGCGCCAGCTCCGCTTGCTCCTGGCTCCTTGGGCTCCCATGCACCATCGGGCGGACCTGAAAGCTCCGTTGGCTCGCTTTCTCCAGACCGTTCCCGTGGCCCATCCGGACGAGCCCCCGGAGGAGGTGGCCTTGCGCATGGAGAGCGTTCGCATCGGGGGCATGCCGGTGGTGGAGGAGGGGCGTCTTCTGGGTATGGTTACCGCCTACGACCTCCTGCGGGGTCTTCTGGCCCTCCTCCGTCCGCAAGCACCGGCAAGCCGGTTAGAGCTCCTGGTGCCCGACCTGGAAGGGATTGTGACCGTTCTCCAGGCTTTGCGGGCCACCCGTACTCCCCTGGTGGGTCTTCACGTCTATCCGGAAGCGGGGAGGCTCGGGTTCAGGCTTCTCCTGCAGGTGGGAGCCTTGGACACAAGACCCCTGCGGCAGCGCCTTCTCGCCTCGGGCCTGCATCTTCTTCGGCCCTAG
- a CDS encoding alpha-ketoacid dehydrogenase subunit beta — MVKEKARVLNMVQAINEALDLALARDERVLVFGEDVGRLGGVFRVTEGLQGKYGENRVFDTPLAESGILGLAIGLAMGGMRPVAEIQFAGFLYPALDQILSHLGRWRHRSRGRVGLPVVVRAPYGGGVHTPEQHADSPEAILCHTPGVKVVIPSSPERAKGLLLAAIEDPDPVFFLEAIKLYRGAKAEVPEGYYTLPLGKARILREGKAATLIGYGGMVEVMLEAAEVAKREGVEVMVVDLETLVPLDEDTLLSAVKETGRAIVVYEAMRTGGFGAEIAARIAEGAIDYLEAPVVRVAGYDAPYPPFSAIEHLYRPNAKRVLAALRRVITH, encoded by the coding sequence ATGGTGAAGGAAAAGGCGCGCGTCCTCAACATGGTCCAGGCCATCAACGAGGCCCTGGACCTGGCCCTCGCCCGGGACGAGCGGGTCCTGGTCTTTGGGGAGGACGTGGGGCGGCTTGGGGGGGTGTTCCGGGTCACGGAGGGCTTGCAAGGAAAGTACGGAGAGAACCGGGTCTTTGACACCCCCTTGGCGGAAAGCGGCATCCTGGGCCTGGCCATCGGCCTGGCCATGGGCGGCATGCGCCCCGTGGCGGAGATCCAGTTCGCCGGCTTCCTTTACCCCGCCTTGGACCAGATCCTCTCCCACCTGGGGCGTTGGCGGCACCGCAGCCGGGGCCGGGTGGGGTTGCCCGTGGTGGTGCGGGCTCCCTATGGCGGGGGCGTGCACACCCCCGAACAGCACGCCGACTCCCCGGAGGCCATCCTTTGCCACACGCCGGGGGTGAAGGTGGTCATCCCCTCGAGTCCCGAAAGGGCCAAGGGGCTTCTCCTCGCCGCCATTGAGGACCCGGACCCCGTGTTTTTCCTGGAGGCCATCAAGCTCTACCGGGGCGCGAAGGCCGAGGTGCCCGAGGGCTACTACACCCTTCCCCTGGGCAAGGCCCGCATCCTGAGGGAAGGAAAGGCGGCCACCCTCATCGGCTACGGGGGTATGGTGGAGGTGATGCTGGAGGCGGCGGAGGTGGCGAAGAGGGAAGGGGTGGAGGTCATGGTGGTGGACCTGGAAACCCTGGTGCCCCTGGACGAGGACACCCTCCTTTCCGCCGTGAAGGAAACGGGCAGGGCCATCGTGGTCTACGAGGCCATGCGCACCGGGGGCTTCGGGGCGGAGATCGCCGCCCGCATCGCCGAGGGGGCCATAGACTACCTGGAGGCCCCCGTGGTGCGGGTGGCGGGGTACGACGCCCCCTACCCGCCCTTTAGCGCCATTGAGCACCTCTACCGCCCCAACGCGAAAAGGGTTCTCGCAGCTTTGCGCCGGGTGATAACCCATTAG
- the pdhA gene encoding pyruvate dehydrogenase (acetyl-transferring) E1 component subunit alpha encodes MKPKVVQYLEKGEFPLGAEEALALYRAMRRARFFDEKALTLQRQGRLGVYAPFMGQEAAQVGVGLALGEGDWVVPSYRESALLLTRGLPIHTLILYWRAHPAGWRFPEGVRAVNPYIPIATQIPQAVGLALAGRYRGEGWVVATSIGDGGTSEGDFHEGLNFAAVFQAPVVFLVQNNGYAISVPKSRQMRVEYIAQRAEGYGMPGVVVDGNDAIAVYLEAKKAVERARRGEGPTLLEALTYRLAPHTTSDDPSRYRSKEEEEAWRQKDPVLRLRRALEERGLWDEGKEEALFQALEEEFQRELALADSVSEPRPEEIVEHVYAEMGPDQKRAWEALRQGLHVEEVW; translated from the coding sequence GTGAAGCCTAAAGTGGTCCAGTACCTGGAAAAGGGGGAGTTCCCCTTGGGGGCCGAGGAAGCCCTCGCCCTCTACCGGGCCATGCGGCGGGCCCGGTTCTTTGACGAGAAGGCCCTGACCCTGCAACGGCAGGGGCGGCTTGGGGTTTACGCCCCCTTCATGGGGCAGGAGGCGGCCCAGGTGGGGGTGGGCCTGGCCCTGGGGGAGGGGGACTGGGTGGTGCCGAGCTACCGGGAAAGCGCCCTGCTCCTCACCCGGGGGCTTCCCATCCACACCCTCATCCTCTACTGGCGGGCCCACCCCGCCGGCTGGCGCTTCCCCGAGGGGGTGCGGGCGGTGAACCCCTATATCCCCATCGCCACCCAGATCCCCCAGGCGGTGGGGCTCGCCCTGGCGGGCCGTTACCGGGGGGAGGGCTGGGTGGTGGCCACCAGCATCGGGGACGGGGGGACGAGCGAGGGGGACTTCCACGAGGGGCTCAACTTCGCCGCCGTCTTCCAGGCCCCGGTGGTCTTCCTGGTGCAGAACAACGGCTACGCCATCAGCGTCCCCAAAAGCCGGCAGATGCGGGTGGAGTACATCGCCCAAAGGGCCGAAGGCTACGGCATGCCCGGGGTGGTGGTGGACGGGAACGACGCCATCGCCGTCTACCTGGAGGCCAAGAAGGCGGTGGAGAGGGCGAGGCGAGGAGAGGGGCCCACCCTCCTCGAGGCCCTCACCTACCGCCTCGCCCCCCACACCACCTCCGACGACCCCTCCCGCTACCGCTCCAAGGAGGAGGAAGAGGCTTGGCGGCAGAAAGACCCTGTTTTGCGCCTGCGGAGGGCCTTGGAGGAAAGGGGGCTATGGGACGAGGGGAAAGAGGAGGCGCTTTTCCAGGCGTTGGAGGAGGAGTTCCAGAGGGAGCTCGCCCTGGCGGATAGCGTCTCCGAGCCCCGGCCCGAGGAGATCGTGGAACACGTTTATGCCGAGATGGGGCCTGACCAAAAACGGGCCTGGGAGGCCTTGCGCCAAGGCCTGCACGTGGAGGAGGTATGGTGA
- a CDS encoding pyridoxal phosphate-dependent aminotransferase yields the protein MRLHPRTQAAKESIFPKMSALARELGAVNLGQGFPSNPPPPFLLEAVGRALGRYDQYAPPAGLPLLREALAEEFGVAPEGVVVTSGATEALYVLLQSLAGPGEEVVVLEPFFDVYLPDAFLAGAEARLVRLDLTPEGFRLDLAALERAITPRTRALLLNAPMNPTGLVFGEGELKAVAELARRHGLFLISDEVYDELYFGERPKRLRDFAPERTFTVGSAGKRLEATGYRVGWIVGPPEFMPTLAGMRQWTSFSAPTPLQAGVAEALRVARREGYYEALRESYRKRRDLLVEGLRSLGLRVFLPQGTYFLMAELPGLDAFWLVREAKVALIPASAFYRENAPQDLFRFAFCKSEEELALALERLGRVVNSPREA from the coding sequence ATGCGGCTCCACCCCCGGACCCAGGCGGCGAAGGAGAGCATTTTCCCCAAGATGAGCGCCCTGGCGAGGGAGCTCGGGGCGGTGAACCTGGGGCAGGGCTTCCCCTCCAACCCCCCGCCCCCCTTCCTCCTGGAGGCGGTGGGGCGGGCCTTGGGGCGGTACGACCAGTACGCCCCCCCAGCGGGCCTTCCCCTTTTGCGGGAGGCCTTGGCGGAGGAGTTCGGCGTGGCGCCCGAGGGCGTGGTGGTGACCTCGGGGGCCACGGAGGCCCTCTACGTCCTCCTCCAAAGCCTGGCGGGGCCGGGGGAGGAGGTGGTGGTCCTAGAGCCTTTTTTTGACGTCTACTTGCCCGACGCCTTCCTGGCGGGGGCGGAGGCGCGGCTCGTGCGCCTGGACCTGACCCCAGAGGGCTTCCGCTTGGACCTCGCCGCCCTGGAAAGGGCCATTACCCCGAGGACCCGGGCCCTCCTCCTCAACGCCCCCATGAACCCCACGGGCCTGGTCTTCGGCGAGGGCGAGCTCAAGGCGGTGGCCGAGCTCGCCCGGAGGCACGGCCTCTTCCTCATCTCCGACGAGGTCTACGATGAGCTTTACTTCGGGGAGCGGCCTAAGCGCCTCAGGGACTTCGCCCCCGAGCGCACCTTCACCGTGGGGAGCGCCGGGAAGCGCCTCGAGGCCACGGGCTACCGGGTGGGCTGGATCGTGGGCCCGCCCGAGTTTATGCCCACCCTGGCGGGGATGCGCCAGTGGACGAGCTTTTCCGCCCCCACCCCCTTGCAGGCGGGGGTGGCGGAGGCCTTGAGGGTGGCGCGGCGGGAAGGGTACTACGAGGCCTTGCGGGAAAGCTACAGGAAGCGGCGGGACCTCTTGGTGGAGGGCCTGAGGTCCTTGGGGCTTAGGGTTTTCCTCCCCCAGGGGACCTACTTCCTCATGGCCGAGCTTCCGGGCTTGGACGCTTTTTGGCTCGTGCGGGAGGCGAAGGTGGCCCTCATCCCCGCTTCCGCCTTTTACCGGGAAAATGCCCCTCAGGACCTCTTCCGCTTCGCCTTCTGCAAGAGCGAGGAGGAGCTTGCCCTGGCGCTGGAGCGGCTTGGGCGTGTGGTAAACTCCCCCCGTGAAGCCTAA
- the tpiA gene encoding triose-phosphate isomerase, with protein sequence MRRVLVAGNWKMHKVPSEARVWFAELKRLLPPLQSEVALLPAYPMLPAAKEVFSGSQVAYGAQDVSAHREGAYTGEVSARMLADLGCRYAIVGHSERRRYHGETDRLVAEKAKRLLEEGITPILCVGEPLEVRERGEAVPYTLAQLQGSLEGVEPPSPDALVIAYEPVWAIGTGRNATPEDAEAMHRAIRQALAERYGEGFAGRVRILYGGSVNPTNFAQLLSMPNVDGGLVGGASLELESFLALLRMAG encoded by the coding sequence ATGCGCCGGGTACTGGTGGCGGGCAACTGGAAGATGCATAAAGTCCCTTCGGAAGCCCGGGTTTGGTTCGCCGAGCTCAAAAGGCTCCTTCCCCCCTTGCAATCGGAGGTGGCCCTCCTTCCCGCCTACCCCATGCTCCCCGCCGCCAAGGAGGTTTTCTCGGGGAGCCAGGTGGCCTACGGGGCCCAGGACGTCTCCGCCCACCGGGAAGGGGCCTACACGGGGGAGGTTTCGGCCCGGATGCTCGCCGACCTCGGGTGCCGCTACGCCATCGTGGGCCACTCGGAAAGGCGGCGCTACCACGGGGAGACGGACCGCCTGGTGGCGGAGAAGGCCAAGCGGCTTCTGGAGGAAGGTATCACCCCCATCCTCTGCGTGGGGGAGCCTTTGGAGGTGCGGGAAAGGGGGGAGGCGGTGCCCTACACCTTGGCCCAACTCCAAGGAAGCCTGGAGGGGGTGGAGCCCCCTTCCCCGGACGCCCTCGTCATCGCCTACGAGCCCGTCTGGGCCATCGGCACCGGGAGGAACGCCACCCCGGAGGACGCCGAGGCCATGCACCGGGCCATCCGCCAAGCCCTGGCGGAGCGGTACGGGGAGGGCTTTGCGGGGCGGGTGCGCATCCTCTACGGGGGAAGCGTGAACCCCACGAACTTCGCCCAGCTCCTCTCCATGCCCAACGTGGACGGGGGTTTGGTGGGCGGGGCGAGCCTGGAGTTGGAGAGCTTCCTCGCCCTCCTGCGCATGGCGGGCTAA
- a CDS encoding phosphoglycerate kinase, which translates to MRTLRQLDPKGKRVLVRVDYNVPIQNGVVQDETRIQESLPTLRHLLEGGASLVLLSHLGRPKGPDPKYSLAPVAEALARHLPGVRFVPHSPGSEEAYQAVRALGAGEVALLENVRFEPGEEKNDPELAARYARLGDAFVLDAFGSAHRAHASVVGVARLLPAYAGFLMEKEVRALSRLLHEPERPYAVVLGGAKVSDKIGVIESLLPRIDRLLIGGAMAFTFLKALGGEVGKSLVEEDRLDLARDLLKRAEGLGVRVYLPQDVVAATEIATGVETRVFPADAIPVPYMGLDIGPKTQEAFAEALKGAKTVFWNGPMGVFEVPPFDQGTLGVGRAVAALEGAFTVVGGGDSVAAVNRLGLKERFSHVSTGGGASLEFLEKGTLPGIEVLE; encoded by the coding sequence ATGCGCACCCTGCGCCAGTTGGACCCCAAGGGGAAGCGGGTCTTGGTGCGGGTGGACTACAACGTCCCCATCCAAAACGGGGTGGTCCAGGACGAAACCCGCATCCAAGAGAGCCTCCCCACCCTGCGCCACCTCCTGGAAGGGGGGGCCTCTTTGGTCCTCCTCTCCCACCTGGGCCGGCCCAAGGGGCCCGACCCCAAGTACTCCCTCGCCCCCGTGGCCGAGGCCTTGGCCCGCCACCTCCCGGGGGTCCGCTTCGTGCCCCACAGCCCGGGCTCGGAGGAGGCCTACCAGGCGGTGCGGGCCTTGGGGGCAGGGGAGGTGGCGCTTTTGGAAAACGTCCGCTTTGAGCCGGGGGAGGAGAAGAATGACCCCGAGCTCGCCGCCCGCTACGCCCGGCTTGGCGACGCCTTCGTCCTGGACGCCTTCGGGAGCGCCCACCGGGCCCACGCCAGCGTGGTGGGGGTGGCGCGGCTTCTCCCCGCCTACGCCGGCTTCCTCATGGAGAAGGAGGTGCGGGCCCTCTCCCGCCTCCTCCACGAGCCCGAGCGGCCCTACGCCGTGGTCCTGGGCGGGGCCAAGGTTTCCGACAAGATCGGGGTCATTGAGAGCCTTCTGCCCCGCATTGACCGGCTTCTCATCGGCGGTGCCATGGCCTTCACCTTCCTCAAGGCCTTGGGGGGTGAGGTGGGGAAGAGCCTGGTGGAGGAGGACCGCCTGGACCTGGCCCGCGACCTCCTCAAGCGGGCGGAGGGCCTGGGCGTCCGGGTTTACCTTCCCCAGGACGTGGTGGCGGCCACGGAGATCGCCACGGGGGTGGAAACCCGGGTCTTTCCGGCGGACGCCATCCCCGTGCCCTACATGGGCTTGGACATCGGCCCCAAGACCCAGGAGGCCTTCGCCGAGGCCCTCAAGGGGGCCAAGACAGTGTTCTGGAATGGGCCCATGGGGGTCTTTGAGGTGCCCCCCTTTGACCAGGGGACCTTGGGCGTGGGCCGGGCCGTGGCCGCCCTCGAGGGCGCCTTCACCGTGGTGGGCGGGGGCGACTCCGTGGCGGCGGTGAACCGCCTGGGCCTGAAAGAGCGCTTTAGCCACGTTTCCACCGGGGGCGGGGCCAGCCTGGAGTTCTTGGAAAAGGGCACGCTCCCCGGGATTGAGGTCCTGGAGTAG